The Aspergillus chevalieri M1 DNA, chromosome 5, nearly complete sequence genome includes a region encoding these proteins:
- a CDS encoding alpha/beta hydrolase family esterase (CAZy:CE1;~COG:Q;~EggNog:ENOG410PNAK;~InterPro:IPR043595,IPR029058;~SECRETED:SignalP(1-19);~TransMembrane:2 (n2-13c19/20o43-60i67-86o);~go_function: GO:0030600 - feruloyl esterase activity [Evidence IEA]): MLTLIFVFTLFFLSTYLLQDREPSPLPYSLSALPVSLQYAWDSNMQYIYSAFAGLSSISLSTDDIKMFLRSIFTSAMILFSGSSIVHGASSPGCGKDLPMVQEPGGSYSTNITTKDGRERSYIIHIPSNYNKNEPVPVIFSFHGRTRTAKSQEKLSQFSNEEYNPDAIAVYPQGIKNQWQGDPSSQGIDDISFTLQMLDHFEDRYCIDRTRVYAAGKSNGGGLTNRLACDPTASQRFAAFAPVAGAYYQNVTEDSCRPNTVKIQCNPARTPIPMLAFHGTADETIPYTGGGRRGKCLPSVPHFVREWASRNDLGGKNETTTTNGGKVEVSRFGDHGEVVHYRIERLGHAWPSTEPNSDNPHGTYVDATPIIMGFFDQWTL, translated from the exons CTTAGCACCTACCTCCTCCAAGACAGGGAACCGTCGCCCTTGCCATATTCACTCTCAGCCTTGCCCGTCAGCCTGCAATATGCCTGGGATAGCAACATGCAGTATATATACAGCGCGTTCGCTGGCTTGTCTAGCATCTCATTATCCACAGACGACATCAAGATGTTTCTCAGATCGATTTTTACCAGCGCGATGATCCTCTTCTCGGGGAGTAGCATCGTACATGGCGCTAGCTCTCCGGGGTGCGGAAAGGACTTGCCTATGGTGCAAGAACCTGGTGGGAGTTATTCGACGAATATCACCACGAAGGATGGACGAGAGCGCTCGTATATCATTCACATTCCCTCGAACTATAACAAGAACGAGCCGGTGCCGGTGATCTTCTCGTTCCATGGACGGACCAGGACGGCGAAGTCGCAGGAGAAACTGTCGCAGTTTAGCAATGAGGAATATAATCCGGATGCGATTGCGGTATATCCCCAAGGTATCAAG AACCAATGGCAAGGCGACCCTAGCTCCCAAGGAATCGACGACATCAGTTTCACATTGCAAATGCTTGACCACTTTGAAGACCGCTACTGCATCGACCGAACCCGTGTCTACGCAGCCGGTAAATCCAACGGCGGCGGCCTGACCAATCGGCTCGCGTGCGACCCAACAGCCTCCCAACGTTTTGCAGCTTTCGCCCCCGTCGCGGGCGCATACTACCAAAACGTCACCGAGGACAGTTGCAGGCCCAACACGGTGAAGATCCAGTGCAATCCCGCCCGCACACCGATTCCCATGCTCGCGTTCCACGGCACTGCGGACGAAACGATCCCGTATACAGGGGGCGGCAGGCGCGGGAAGTGTTTGCCTTCAGTACCGCATTTTGTGCGAGAATGGGCGAGCCGCAATGATCTGGGGGGTAAGAACgagacgacgacgacaaaCGGCGGGAAAGTTGAGGTTTCGAGGTTCGGCGACCATGGGGAGGTGGTGCATTATCGGATTGAAAGGTTGGGACATGCGTGGCCGAGCACGGAGCCAAACAGTGATAATCCGCATGGGACGTATGTGGACGCGACACCGATAATCATGGGATTTTTTGATCAGTGGACATTATGA